From Pseudomonas fluorescens, one genomic window encodes:
- a CDS encoding urease subunit beta, with protein sequence MIPGEYRIQPGEIELNAGRRTLSLTVANRGDRPIQVGSHYHFFETNDALMFDRAASRGMRLNIPAGTAVRFEPGQSREVELVELAGLRRVFGFAGRIMGDL encoded by the coding sequence ATGATTCCTGGCGAATACCGGATCCAACCCGGCGAGATCGAACTCAATGCCGGTCGCCGCACCCTGAGCCTGACCGTGGCCAACCGTGGCGACCGGCCGATCCAGGTCGGCTCGCACTATCACTTTTTCGAGACCAACGACGCGCTGATGTTCGACCGCGCCGCCAGCCGTGGCATGCGCCTGAACATCCCCGCCGGCACCGCCGTGCGCTTCGAGCCAGGGCAGAGTCGAGAAGTCGAGCTGGTCGAACTGGCGGGCTTGCGCCGAGTATTCGGCTTTGCCGGCAGGATCATGGGCGACCTCTAA
- the urtD gene encoding urea ABC transporter ATP-binding protein UrtD, with protein sequence MRVTATAEFMLEPILEPNKDAGSSRDAIGLGQRTEKGLNTRHGTILTLEDISVSFDGFKALNNLNLYIGVGELRCIIGPNGAGKTTLMDVITGKTRPTHGKAWFGETLDLTQMSEVQIAQAGIGRKFQKPTVFEALSVFENLELAQKTDKSVWASLRARLSGEQKDRIDEVLDTIRLTASAQRQAGLLSHGQKQFLEIGMLLMQDPQLLLLDEPVAGMTDAETEFTAELFKRLAGKHSLMVVEHDMGFVGSIADHVTVLHQGSVLAEGSLAQVQDDERVIEVYLGR encoded by the coding sequence ATGAGAGTCACCGCGACCGCCGAGTTCATGCTCGAACCCATCCTCGAACCGAACAAGGATGCCGGCAGCAGCCGCGACGCCATCGGCCTCGGCCAGCGCACCGAAAAAGGCCTGAATACCCGCCACGGCACCATCCTCACGCTGGAGGACATCAGCGTCAGCTTCGATGGTTTCAAGGCCCTGAATAACCTCAACCTGTACATCGGTGTTGGCGAATTGCGCTGCATCATCGGTCCCAATGGCGCGGGAAAAACCACTTTGATGGACGTGATTACCGGCAAGACCCGGCCCACTCACGGCAAGGCCTGGTTCGGTGAAACCCTGGACCTGACCCAGATGAGCGAAGTGCAAATCGCCCAGGCCGGGATAGGTCGCAAGTTTCAGAAGCCGACGGTGTTCGAAGCCCTGAGCGTGTTCGAGAATCTCGAGCTGGCGCAGAAGACTGACAAGTCGGTGTGGGCCAGCCTGCGGGCGCGGCTCAGCGGCGAACAGAAAGATCGCATCGACGAAGTGCTCGACACCATCCGCCTGACTGCGTCGGCTCAGCGCCAGGCAGGCCTGCTGTCCCACGGCCAGAAGCAGTTCCTGGAAATCGGCATGCTGCTGATGCAGGACCCGCAACTGTTGCTGCTCGACGAACCGGTGGCCGGCATGACCGACGCCGAGACCGAGTTCACCGCCGAACTGTTCAAGCGCCTGGCCGGCAAGCATTCGCTGATGGTGGTGGAGCACGACATGGGCTTCGTCGGCTCGATTGCCGACCACGTCACCGTGTTGCACCAGGGCAGTGTGCTGGCCGAGGGCTCGCTGGCGCAGGTGCAGGATGATGAGCGGGTGATTGAGGTTTATCTGGGCCGATAA
- the urtE gene encoding urea ABC transporter ATP-binding subunit UrtE, translated as MLQIEKLHQYYGGSHILRGLTFEVKVGEVTCLLGRNGVGKTTLLKCLMGLLPAKEGAVNWEGKAITGFKPHQRVQAGIAYVPQGREIFPRLTVEENLLMGLSRFPGSEAKEVPAFIYELFPVLLQMKQRRGGDLSGGQQQQLAIGRALASRPRLLILDEPTEGIQPSVIKEIGAVIKQLAARGDMAILLVEQFYDFAAELADQYLVMSRGEIVQQGRGENMEAEGVRGLVTI; from the coding sequence ATGCTGCAAATCGAAAAACTGCACCAATACTATGGCGGTAGCCACATCCTGCGCGGCCTGACGTTTGAGGTGAAAGTCGGCGAAGTCACCTGCCTGCTGGGGCGTAATGGCGTGGGCAAGACCACCCTGCTCAAATGCCTGATGGGGCTGTTGCCAGCCAAAGAAGGCGCGGTGAACTGGGAGGGCAAGGCCATCACCGGTTTCAAGCCGCACCAGCGCGTGCAGGCCGGGATCGCTTATGTGCCCCAGGGGCGGGAAATCTTTCCGCGACTGACGGTCGAAGAAAACCTGCTGATGGGCCTGTCACGCTTCCCCGGCAGCGAAGCCAAGGAGGTCCCGGCGTTCATCTACGAGCTGTTCCCGGTATTGCTGCAAATGAAGCAGCGACGCGGCGGCGACCTGTCCGGCGGACAACAGCAACAGTTGGCGATCGGCCGAGCCCTGGCCAGCCGCCCGCGGCTGCTGATCCTCGATGAACCCACCGAAGGCATTCAACCCTCGGTGATCAAGGAGATCGGCGCGGTGATCAAGCAACTGGCGGCGCGCGGCGACATGGCGATCCTGCTGGTGGAGCAGTTCTACGATTTCGCCGCCGAACTGGCCGACCAGTACCTGGTGATGTCGCGCGGGGAAATCGTCCAGCAAGGTCGCGGCGAAAACATGGAGGCCGAAGGTGTACGCGGCCTGGTAACGATTTAG
- a CDS encoding urease accessory protein UreD produces MTAPAPHALFTPSWHAELQLGYARFGDSTRPTLRRHSGPLRVQKHLYAEGPQVCQHIIVHPPGGIAGGDRLDISASVERDAWAQLTSPGAAKWYRANSPAYQQLEVTVAAGATLEWLPQETIVFSAAQAELSTSIDLQGDARLFYWDVIALGRPASDERFERGHFQSQLNIRRDGQLLWHERQRIVGNDGLLDSPIGLDGQPVFATLLVTGEIDSELLERCRALDHPVRGDLTQLPGLLVARCLASEALLARGWLIALWRLLRPALLGREALAPRIWNT; encoded by the coding sequence ATGACTGCCCCTGCCCCTCATGCTCTATTCACGCCCAGCTGGCACGCCGAACTGCAACTCGGCTACGCCCGCTTCGGTGACAGCACCCGGCCGACCCTGCGCCGCCACAGCGGACCGCTGCGGGTGCAAAAACACCTGTACGCCGAGGGCCCGCAGGTCTGCCAGCACATCATCGTGCACCCGCCTGGCGGCATCGCCGGTGGCGACCGGCTGGACATCAGCGCCAGCGTCGAGCGCGACGCCTGGGCGCAACTGACCAGCCCCGGCGCCGCCAAGTGGTATCGCGCCAACAGCCCCGCCTATCAGCAACTCGAGGTGACGGTGGCGGCCGGTGCCACACTGGAATGGTTGCCCCAGGAAACCATCGTCTTCAGCGCAGCCCAAGCGGAACTGAGCACTTCGATCGACCTGCAGGGCGACGCCCGATTGTTTTATTGGGACGTGATTGCCCTCGGCCGCCCCGCCAGTGACGAACGCTTCGAACGCGGGCACTTTCAGTCGCAATTGAACATCCGACGCGACGGCCAGTTGCTCTGGCATGAGCGCCAACGCATTGTCGGCAACGACGGTTTGCTCGACTCGCCAATCGGCCTGGACGGTCAGCCGGTGTTCGCCACCTTGCTGGTCACCGGCGAGATCGACAGCGAACTACTGGAACGTTGCCGTGCGCTGGATCATCCAGTACGCGGCGACCTGACCCAGTTGCCGGGCCTGCTGGTTGCGCGCTGCCTGGCCAGTGAAGCATTGCTGGCGCGCGGCTGGCTGATTGCGCTGTGGAGGCTGTTGCGCCCGGCGTTGCTGGGCCGTGAAGCACTCGCGCCACGCATATGGAACACCTGA
- the urtB gene encoding urea ABC transporter permease subunit UrtB → MPTALYRFILAIALLLPMAAHAGDAEDFAAANPAQQAKLLEAWAAQPDPARIELIEGLQRGEMSIDGQPKTLRLNNRLRGLIDTALASHQLLAADAQLRLGAAQQLQKSAKPAQLPFLDQRLAAEQDEGVHAALSLALANLQLVDSNPAVRLAAVRLLGETGDPLARTRLEGLLEPGVESDAGVLTAAQTSLGQVKRKLLVGELLGQAFSGMSLGSILLLAALGLAITFGLLGVINMAHGEMLMLGAYSTYVVQLLLQRFAPNAIEFYPLLALPVAFCVTAGIGMALERTVIRHLYGRPLETLLATWGISLMLIQLVRLLFGAQNVEVANPAWLSGGVQVLPNLVLPYNRIVIIGFALFVVVLTWLLLNKTRLGLNVRAVTQNRNMAACCGVPTGRVDMLAFGLGSGIAGLGGVALSQIGNVGPDLGQSYIIDSFLVVVLGGVGQLAGSVFAAFGLGIANKILEPQIGAVLGKILILALIILFIQKRPQGLFALKGRVID, encoded by the coding sequence ATGCCCACTGCCCTCTACCGATTCATTCTCGCCATCGCCCTGTTATTGCCGATGGCCGCCCACGCCGGCGACGCCGAAGACTTCGCCGCCGCCAATCCCGCGCAGCAAGCCAAACTGCTTGAAGCCTGGGCCGCACAGCCCGACCCGGCGCGCATCGAACTGATCGAAGGCTTGCAGCGCGGCGAGATGAGCATCGATGGCCAGCCGAAAACCCTGCGCCTGAACAATCGCCTGCGGGGTCTGATCGACACTGCCTTGGCCAGTCATCAACTGCTCGCGGCGGACGCACAATTGCGTCTTGGCGCTGCGCAGCAACTGCAGAAGAGCGCCAAACCGGCGCAGTTGCCGTTCCTCGATCAACGTCTGGCCGCCGAGCAGGACGAAGGCGTTCACGCCGCCCTGAGCCTGGCCCTGGCCAACCTGCAACTGGTCGACAGTAATCCGGCAGTGCGCCTGGCTGCCGTGCGCCTGCTCGGTGAAACCGGCGACCCACTGGCCCGCACGCGCCTCGAAGGCCTGCTGGAACCAGGCGTCGAAAGCGATGCCGGGGTGCTCACCGCCGCGCAGACCAGCCTCGGCCAGGTCAAGCGCAAGCTGCTGGTAGGTGAGTTGCTCGGCCAGGCTTTCAGCGGCATGTCCCTGGGGTCGATTCTGCTGCTGGCAGCCCTCGGTCTGGCCATCACTTTCGGCTTGCTGGGGGTGATCAACATGGCCCATGGCGAGATGCTGATGCTCGGCGCCTACTCCACTTATGTGGTGCAGTTGTTGCTGCAACGCTTCGCCCCCAACGCCATCGAGTTCTATCCCCTGCTCGCCCTGCCGGTGGCCTTCTGCGTGACGGCCGGGATCGGCATGGCCCTGGAACGCACAGTGATTCGCCACCTCTACGGCCGGCCTCTGGAAACGCTGCTCGCCACCTGGGGCATTAGCCTGATGCTGATCCAGTTGGTGCGCCTGCTGTTCGGCGCGCAGAACGTCGAGGTGGCCAACCCGGCCTGGTTGTCGGGTGGAGTGCAGGTGCTGCCCAACCTGGTGTTGCCGTACAACCGCATCGTGATCATCGGCTTTGCCCTGTTCGTGGTGGTGCTGACCTGGTTGCTGTTGAACAAGACCCGTCTCGGCCTGAATGTGCGCGCGGTGACGCAGAACCGCAACATGGCCGCCTGCTGCGGCGTGCCCACCGGGCGCGTGGACATGCTCGCCTTCGGCCTCGGTTCGGGAATCGCCGGCCTCGGTGGCGTGGCGCTGAGTCAGATCGGCAACGTCGGCCCCGACCTCGGCCAGAGCTACATCATCGATTCTTTCCTGGTAGTGGTGCTCGGTGGCGTCGGACAACTGGCCGGTAGCGTGTTCGCCGCCTTTGGCCTGGGGATCGCCAACAAAATCCTCGAGCCGCAGATCGGTGCGGTGCTGGGCAAGATCCTGATCCTCGCGCTGATCATTCTGTTCATCCAGAAACGCCCGCAAGGCCTCTTCGCACTCAAAGGACGGGTAATCGACTGA
- the urtC gene encoding urea ABC transporter permease subunit UrtC has product MNQPLLITATQKAGPRLTIATGIVVLALLLSLPLLSLLPADSALHVSAYTLTLVGKILCYAIVALALDLVWGYAGLLSLGHGLFFALGGYAMGMYLMRQAAGDGLPAFMTFLSWTELPWYWAGTSSFLWALCLVVLAPGLLALVFGFFAFRSRIKGVYFSIMTQALTFAGMLLFFRNETGFGGNNGFTNFRSILGFGITEPGTRAVLFLATVLLLVGSLFIGWRLARSKFGRVLTALRDAENRLMFCGYDPRGFKLFVWVLSAVLCGLAGALYVPQVGIINPSEMSPTNSIEAAVWVALGGRGTLIGPLLGAGVVNGMKSWFTVAFPEYWLFFLGALFIVVTLYLPKGVIGLMKKRGEQ; this is encoded by the coding sequence ATGAACCAGCCCCTGCTCATTACCGCCACGCAAAAAGCCGGACCACGGCTGACGATCGCCACGGGCATCGTGGTGCTCGCCCTGCTGCTGAGCTTGCCGCTGCTGTCGCTGTTGCCGGCCGACAGTGCGCTGCACGTCTCGGCCTACACCCTGACTCTGGTCGGCAAGATTCTCTGCTACGCGATTGTCGCCCTGGCCTTGGACCTGGTCTGGGGTTATGCCGGTCTGCTGTCCCTCGGCCACGGCCTGTTCTTCGCCCTCGGCGGCTATGCCATGGGCATGTACCTGATGCGCCAGGCCGCCGGCGATGGCTTGCCGGCGTTCATGACCTTCCTGTCCTGGACCGAGCTGCCCTGGTATTGGGCCGGCACCAGCAGCTTTCTCTGGGCCCTGTGCCTGGTGGTGCTGGCACCGGGTCTACTGGCGCTGGTGTTCGGGTTCTTTGCCTTCCGTTCACGGATCAAGGGCGTGTATTTCTCGATCATGACCCAGGCCCTGACCTTCGCCGGCATGCTCCTTTTCTTCCGCAACGAGACCGGGTTTGGCGGCAACAACGGTTTCACCAATTTCCGCAGCATCCTCGGTTTCGGCATCACCGAACCCGGCACCCGTGCCGTGCTGTTTCTCGCCACGGTGCTGCTGCTGGTGGGCAGCCTGTTCATCGGTTGGCGCCTGGCTCGCAGCAAGTTCGGCCGGGTGCTCACCGCGCTGCGCGATGCGGAAAACCGCTTGATGTTTTGCGGTTACGATCCACGCGGCTTCAAGCTGTTCGTCTGGGTCCTGAGCGCGGTGTTGTGTGGCCTGGCCGGCGCGCTGTACGTACCGCAGGTGGGCATCATCAACCCCAGTGAAATGTCGCCGACCAACTCGATCGAGGCGGCGGTGTGGGTCGCCTTGGGCGGTCGCGGCACGCTGATCGGCCCGCTGCTGGGCGCCGGCGTGGTGAACGGCATGAAGAGCTGGTTCACCGTGGCCTTCCCCGAATACTGGCTGTTCTTCCTTGGCGCCCTGTTCATCGTGGTGACCCTGTACCTGCCCAAAGGCGTGATTGGCCTGATGAAAAAAAGAGGTGAGCAATGA
- the ureC gene encoding urease subunit alpha — MKISRQAYADMFGPTVGDKVRLADTELWIEVEKDFTTYGEEVKFGGGKVIRDGQGQSQLLAAEVVDTLITNALIIDHWGIVKADIGLKDGRIAAIGKAGNPDIQPNVNIAIGASTEVIAGEGMILTAGGIDTHIHFICPQQIEEALMSGVTTMIGGGTGPATGTNATTCTSGPWHLARMLQAADAFAMNIGLTGKGNASLPEPLIEQVRAGAIGLKLHEDWGTTPASIDNCLSVADQFDVQVAIHTDTLNESGFVETTLAAFKGRTIHTYHTEGAGGGHAPDIIKACGFANVLPSSTNPTRPFTRNTIDEHLDMLMVCHHLDPSIAEDVAFAESRIRRETIAAEDILHDLGAFSMISSDSQAMGRVGEVITRTWQTADKMKKQRGPLPGDGADNDNFRAKRYIAKYTINPAITHGISHEVGSIEVGKWADLVLWRPAFFGVKPTLIIKGGAIAASLMGDANASIPTPQPVHYRPMFASFGGSLHATSLTFISQAAHEAGLPEQLGLKKTIAVVKGCRDVQKTDLIHNDYLPDIEVDPQTHQVKADGELLWCEPADVLPMAQRYFLF, encoded by the coding sequence ATGAAAATCTCCCGTCAAGCCTACGCCGACATGTTCGGCCCCACCGTCGGTGACAAGGTCCGCCTGGCCGATACCGAGTTGTGGATCGAGGTCGAGAAGGACTTCACCACCTACGGCGAAGAAGTGAAATTCGGTGGCGGCAAGGTCATCCGTGACGGCCAGGGCCAAAGCCAATTACTCGCCGCAGAAGTCGTCGACACCCTGATCACCAACGCGCTGATCATCGATCACTGGGGCATCGTCAAGGCCGATATCGGGCTCAAGGATGGGCGCATTGCGGCCATCGGCAAGGCCGGCAACCCGGATATCCAGCCCAACGTGAACATCGCGATTGGCGCCAGCACCGAAGTGATTGCCGGCGAAGGCATGATCCTCACCGCCGGCGGCATCGACACCCACATCCACTTCATCTGCCCGCAGCAAATCGAAGAGGCGCTGATGAGCGGTGTCACCACCATGATCGGCGGCGGCACCGGCCCGGCCACCGGCACCAACGCCACCACCTGCACCTCGGGCCCCTGGCACCTGGCGCGCATGCTCCAGGCCGCCGATGCCTTCGCGATGAACATCGGTCTCACCGGCAAAGGCAACGCGAGTCTGCCAGAGCCGTTGATCGAGCAAGTCAGGGCCGGCGCCATAGGCCTCAAGCTGCACGAAGACTGGGGCACCACCCCGGCAAGCATCGACAACTGCCTGAGCGTGGCCGATCAGTTCGATGTGCAGGTGGCGATTCACACCGACACCCTCAATGAGTCGGGCTTCGTCGAAACCACCCTCGCGGCTTTCAAAGGCCGGACCATCCACACCTATCACACCGAAGGCGCCGGTGGCGGGCACGCTCCGGACATCATCAAGGCCTGTGGTTTTGCCAACGTGCTACCCAGCTCGACCAACCCGACCCGGCCGTTCACCCGCAACACCATCGACGAACACCTCGATATGCTGATGGTCTGCCACCACCTGGATCCAAGCATTGCCGAAGACGTGGCCTTCGCCGAGAGCCGCATCCGGCGCGAAACCATCGCCGCCGAAGACATCCTGCACGACCTCGGCGCGTTCTCGATGATCAGCTCCGACAGCCAGGCCATGGGCCGGGTTGGCGAAGTCATCACCCGCACCTGGCAAACTGCCGACAAGATGAAAAAGCAGCGCGGCCCGTTGCCCGGCGATGGTGCGGACAACGACAACTTCCGTGCCAAACGCTATATCGCTAAATACACCATCAACCCGGCGATTACCCACGGCATCAGCCATGAAGTGGGTTCGATCGAAGTGGGTAAATGGGCCGACCTGGTGTTGTGGCGTCCGGCATTCTTTGGCGTAAAGCCGACGTTGATCATCAAGGGCGGCGCCATTGCGGCGAGCCTGATGGGTGACGCCAACGCCTCGATTCCGACCCCGCAACCGGTGCACTACCGACCGATGTTCGCCAGTTTCGGCGGCTCGCTGCACGCCACCAGCCTGACCTTCATCAGCCAGGCCGCGCACGAGGCTGGGTTGCCGGAACAGTTGGGTCTGAAGAAGACCATCGCCGTGGTCAAGGGCTGCCGCGACGTGCAGAAAACCGACCTGATCCACAACGACTACCTGCCGGACATCGAGGTGGATCCGCAGACCCACCAGGTCAAGGCCGACGGTGAATTGCTGTGGTGTGAACCGGCGGACGTGCTGCCAATGGCGCAGCGTTACTTTTTGTTCTAG
- the urtA gene encoding urea ABC transporter substrate-binding protein → MKRRSLLKAFTLSASIAAMGMTWTVQAAETIKVGILHSLSGTMAISETSLKDMALMTIDEINAKGGVNGKMLEPVVVDPASNWPLFAEKGRQLLTQDKVAVVFGCWTSVSRKSVLPVFEELNGLLFYPVQYEGEEMSPNVFYTGAAPNQQAIPAVEYLMSEEGGSAKRYFLLGTDYVYPRTTNKILRAFLHSKGVADKDIEEVYTPFGHSDYQTIVASIKKFSAGGKTAVISTVNGDSNVPFYKELANQGLKATDVPVVAFSVGEEELRGIDTKPLVGNLAAWNYFESVDNPVNQKFVADWKAYAKKHNLPGADKAVTNDPMEATYVGIHMWAQAAEKAKSTDVDKVREALAGQTFAAPSGYTLTMDKTNHHLHKPVMIGEIQADGQFNVVWQTEGPVRAEPWSPFIAGNDKKPDYAVKSN, encoded by the coding sequence ATGAAGCGTCGCAGCTTGCTCAAGGCTTTCACACTATCGGCATCGATTGCCGCGATGGGCATGACCTGGACTGTCCAGGCCGCCGAGACCATCAAGGTTGGCATCCTGCACTCGTTGTCCGGGACCATGGCGATCTCCGAAACCTCGCTCAAGGACATGGCCTTGATGACCATCGACGAGATCAATGCCAAGGGTGGGGTCAACGGCAAGATGCTCGAACCGGTGGTGGTCGACCCGGCCTCCAACTGGCCGCTGTTCGCCGAAAAGGGCCGGCAGTTGCTGACGCAGGACAAGGTCGCCGTGGTCTTCGGTTGCTGGACCTCGGTGTCGCGTAAATCGGTGTTGCCGGTGTTCGAAGAGCTCAACGGCCTGCTGTTCTACCCTGTGCAGTACGAAGGCGAAGAAATGTCGCCGAACGTCTTCTACACCGGCGCCGCGCCGAACCAGCAAGCGATTCCTGCGGTGGAATACCTGATGAGCGAGGAAGGCGGCAGTGCCAAGCGCTACTTCCTGCTGGGCACCGACTACGTCTACCCGCGCACCACCAACAAAATCCTGCGCGCGTTCCTGCACAGCAAAGGCGTCGCCGACAAAGACATCGAAGAGGTCTACACCCCGTTCGGTCACAGCGATTACCAAACCATTGTCGCCAGCATCAAGAAGTTCTCGGCCGGCGGCAAAACCGCAGTCATTTCCACGGTCAACGGCGACTCCAACGTGCCGTTCTATAAAGAGTTGGCCAACCAGGGCCTGAAGGCCACCGACGTACCGGTGGTGGCCTTCTCGGTGGGCGAAGAAGAACTGCGCGGTATCGACACCAAGCCGCTGGTGGGCAACCTCGCGGCGTGGAACTACTTCGAATCAGTGGATAACCCGGTGAACCAGAAGTTCGTCGCCGACTGGAAAGCCTACGCCAAGAAACACAACCTGCCGGGGGCCGATAAAGCGGTGACCAACGACCCGATGGAAGCTACCTATGTCGGCATCCACATGTGGGCGCAGGCCGCAGAGAAAGCCAAGTCCACCGATGTCGACAAGGTTCGCGAGGCCCTCGCCGGCCAGACCTTCGCCGCCCCGTCGGGCTACACCCTGACCATGGACAAGACCAACCACCACCTGCACAAGCCGGTGATGATCGGCGAGATCCAGGCCGATGGGCAGTTCAACGTGGTCTGGCAGACCGAAGGTCCAGTACGCGCCGAGCCGTGGAGCCCGTTCATCGCCGGCAATGACAAGAAGCCGGATTATGCGGTGAAGAGTAACTGA
- a CDS encoding GNAT family N-acetyltransferase, with amino-acid sequence MNAAQLRRVNAESFAQYRRGLINLLLDAVEHGASIGFLADFDETQAHAYINSVQADVEHGSLLLWVVVVDDEKVLASVQLGLCQKANGRNRAEVQKLLVLHQARRRGLGQQLMSTLELAARQHQRGLLYLDTEAGSAAEAFYQALGYTRVGELPNYCQSPAGHYAPTAIYFKTLGQPA; translated from the coding sequence ATGAACGCTGCCCAACTACGCCGGGTCAACGCCGAGAGCTTTGCGCAGTATCGCCGGGGTCTTATCAACCTGCTGCTTGATGCGGTGGAGCACGGTGCGTCGATTGGTTTCCTCGCTGATTTCGATGAGACCCAGGCGCACGCCTACATCAACAGCGTGCAGGCCGATGTTGAGCACGGCAGCCTGTTGCTGTGGGTGGTGGTGGTCGACGACGAAAAAGTCCTCGCCAGCGTGCAACTGGGGCTATGCCAGAAAGCCAACGGGCGCAATCGCGCCGAAGTGCAGAAGCTCCTGGTGTTGCACCAGGCGCGCCGGCGCGGCTTGGGACAGCAATTGATGAGCACCCTGGAGCTCGCCGCCCGCCAGCATCAGCGCGGCCTACTTTATCTGGACACCGAAGCCGGTTCGGCGGCAGAGGCTTTCTATCAGGCGTTGGGCTATACCCGTGTCGGCGAGTTGCCGAACTACTGCCAAAGTCCGGCCGGCCATTACGCGCCGACCGCCATCTACTTCAAGACCCTGGGACAACCTGCATGA
- the ureA gene encoding urease subunit gamma, translated as MDLTPREKDKLLIFTAGLVAERRLARGVKLNYPEAMAYISAALLEGARDGQTVAELMHFGTTLLSREQVMEGIPEMIPEIQVEATFPDGTKLVTVHQPIA; from the coding sequence ATGGACCTGACCCCACGCGAAAAAGACAAGCTGTTGATCTTCACCGCCGGCCTGGTGGCCGAGCGCAGGCTGGCTCGCGGCGTGAAACTGAACTACCCGGAAGCCATGGCCTATATCTCCGCCGCACTGCTCGAAGGCGCGCGCGACGGCCAGACCGTGGCCGAGTTGATGCACTTCGGTACGACCCTGCTGAGCCGTGAACAGGTGATGGAAGGCATCCCGGAAATGATTCCCGAGATCCAGGTCGAAGCCACTTTTCCCGACGGCACCAAGCTGGTCACCGTCCATCAACCCATCGCCTGA
- a CDS encoding GNAT family N-acetyltransferase gives MTYAIRDALHADLPAIRDIYNDAVLNTTAIWNEQAVDLGNRQAWFSARQAQGYPILVIVDTAERVLGYASFGDWRPFDGFRHTVEHSVYVRSDQRGNRLGPRLMETLIERARGCDKHVMVAAIESGNAASIRLHERIGFITTGQMPQVGTKFGRWLDLTFMQLTLNPGSEPPFFNKE, from the coding sequence ATGACTTATGCCATCCGCGATGCCCTGCACGCCGACCTGCCGGCGATTCGCGACATCTATAACGACGCCGTGCTCAATACGACGGCGATCTGGAATGAGCAGGCCGTCGACCTCGGCAATCGCCAGGCCTGGTTCAGTGCGCGCCAAGCCCAGGGCTATCCGATCCTGGTGATCGTCGACACCGCCGAGCGCGTGCTGGGCTACGCCTCCTTCGGCGACTGGCGGCCGTTCGACGGTTTCCGCCACACCGTCGAACACTCGGTGTATGTGCGCAGCGACCAGCGCGGCAACCGCCTCGGCCCACGGCTGATGGAGACACTGATCGAGCGCGCCAGAGGCTGCGACAAACATGTGATGGTGGCGGCCATCGAAAGCGGTAACGCCGCGTCCATCCGTCTGCATGAGCGGATCGGCTTCATCACCACCGGGCAGATGCCACAAGTGGGCACCAAGTTCGGCCGCTGGCTGGACCTGACCTTCATGCAACTGACCCTCAACCCAGGCTCAGAGCCTCCCTTCTTCAACAAGGAGTAA